One Halolamina litorea genomic window carries:
- a CDS encoding halocyanin domain-containing protein, whose amino-acid sequence MEQNGDRQPRPTRRRFLAAGGVAATGALLGATAPAAAQSSTFDGWFDDVDNYDGVVDRTGQDEVTVEVGVDNGGQPYGFGPAAVRIDPGATVVWEWTGRGSSHNVVAEDGSFESDLSAEEGYTFSHTFESEGTFKYVCTPHQSLGMKGAVVVGGSDGGSVSEPDYGGWFDDVSNYDGTVDQRGQSEVTVEVGVDNGGQPYGFGPAAVRIDPGATVVWEWTGRGSSHNVVAEDGSFESDLSAEEGYTFSHTFENEGVFEYVCTPHQSLGMKGAIVVGAVGGGGGGGGDGGGEAETEAAGNDGFSVPMPSDFVGWLATLFGGGTALAVGSVLGAESYTAYREHQRNERAYTGEQATEAVGAEPVEEIDGDYDPVGTAALVAGYFVLIALLWVFMYFVEFVGGPTITG is encoded by the coding sequence ATGGAACAGAACGGCGACAGACAACCACGGCCGACACGGCGACGGTTCCTCGCCGCCGGCGGCGTCGCGGCGACCGGGGCGCTGCTGGGCGCGACCGCCCCCGCGGCGGCCCAGTCGTCGACGTTCGACGGCTGGTTCGACGACGTCGACAACTACGACGGCGTCGTCGACCGCACCGGGCAGGACGAGGTGACCGTCGAGGTCGGCGTGGACAACGGCGGCCAGCCCTACGGGTTCGGGCCGGCAGCGGTCCGGATCGACCCCGGGGCGACCGTCGTCTGGGAATGGACCGGACGGGGAAGTTCACACAACGTCGTCGCGGAGGACGGCTCCTTCGAGTCCGACCTCTCGGCGGAGGAGGGATACACGTTCAGCCACACCTTCGAGAGCGAGGGGACGTTCAAGTACGTCTGCACGCCCCACCAGTCACTCGGGATGAAGGGGGCGGTCGTCGTCGGCGGTTCGGACGGCGGCAGCGTCTCCGAGCCCGACTACGGCGGCTGGTTCGACGACGTGAGCAACTACGACGGCACCGTCGACCAGCGGGGCCAATCGGAGGTGACCGTCGAGGTCGGCGTGGACAACGGCGGCCAACCCTACGGGTTCGGGCCGGCGGCGGTCCGGATCGACCCCGGCGCCACGGTCGTCTGGGAGTGGACCGGGCGGGGGAGCTCACACAACGTCGTCGCGGAGGACGGCTCCTTCGAATCCGACCTCTCGGCGGAGGAGGGCTACACGTTCAGCCACACCTTCGAGAACGAGGGCGTCTTCGAGTACGTCTGTACGCCCCACCAGTCCCTCGGGATGAAGGGGGCAATCGTCGTCGGCGCCGTCGGCGGTGGCGGCGGTGGCGGCGGTGACGGCGGCGGCGAGGCCGAGACGGAAGCGGCCGGGAACGACGGCTTCTCGGTTCCCATGCCCTCGGACTTCGTCGGCTGGCTGGCGACGCTGTTCGGCGGCGGCACTGCTCTCGCAGTGGGGAGCGTCCTCGGTGCCGAGTCCTACACCGCCTACCGCGAGCACCAGCGAAACGAGCGGGCCTACACTGGCGAGCAGGCCACGGAGGCGGTCGGGGCCGAGCCAGTCGAAGAGATCGACGGCGACTACGACCCGGTCGGCACGGCGGCGCTGGTCGCGGGCTACTTCGTCCTGATCGCGCTGCTGTGGGTCTTCATGTACTTCGTCGAGTTCGTCGGCGGTCCCACTATCACTGGCTAA
- a CDS encoding APC family permease yields MAELERELGLFGATVYGVGLILGAGIYAILGEAAGQAGPSVVLSFVLAAIIASLTGLSYAELASLYPKGEGDYIYVRAAFGSKRLSELTALLRVLVGVVSAAAVALAFAGYLSSFVPTLPTTLVAIGLVAATAAVNFWGIDTSARLNVLFTAVEVVGLLVIVAVGFGEWGTVDPLDAPHGGVGTVQAAFLVFFAYVGFGSLVNIAEETRDATTRIPQAILLSIGITTVLYVAVALSAVGVVDPETLGASASPLALVAEQGWGAAAGVALAVIALFSTTNTVLILQISTSRMLYGVSKAEYNSFPTVFSQVHPERRTPHYAVVLVGAITAGVSLLGDVGTVAGLANLLLLVVFVLINAALLALRYREPDRERGFRAPGNVGRFSLTAAAGVVTSLGFAAFYLGEAVGLL; encoded by the coding sequence ATGGCCGAACTCGAACGGGAGTTAGGACTGTTCGGTGCCACGGTGTACGGCGTCGGCCTCATCCTCGGCGCCGGAATCTACGCGATCCTCGGGGAGGCCGCCGGACAGGCCGGTCCCTCGGTCGTGCTCTCGTTCGTACTGGCGGCGATCATCGCCAGCCTGACCGGCCTGAGCTACGCCGAACTCGCCTCGCTCTACCCCAAAGGCGAGGGCGACTACATCTACGTCCGGGCGGCCTTCGGCAGCAAGCGCCTCTCGGAGCTAACCGCGCTGCTCCGGGTGCTCGTCGGCGTCGTCTCGGCGGCCGCCGTCGCCCTGGCGTTCGCCGGCTACCTCTCCTCGTTCGTCCCGACGCTCCCGACGACCCTCGTGGCGATCGGACTCGTCGCCGCGACGGCCGCGGTGAACTTCTGGGGGATCGACACCTCCGCGCGGCTGAACGTGCTGTTCACGGCGGTCGAGGTGGTCGGCCTCCTCGTCATCGTCGCCGTCGGGTTCGGCGAGTGGGGCACCGTCGACCCGCTCGACGCCCCCCACGGCGGCGTCGGCACCGTGCAGGCGGCGTTCCTGGTCTTCTTCGCCTACGTCGGCTTCGGGTCGCTCGTGAACATCGCCGAGGAGACGCGGGACGCGACCACGCGGATCCCCCAAGCGATCCTGCTCTCGATCGGGATCACGACCGTCCTCTACGTCGCCGTCGCGCTGTCGGCCGTCGGCGTCGTGGACCCGGAGACCCTCGGTGCCTCGGCCTCGCCGCTGGCGCTCGTCGCCGAGCAGGGCTGGGGTGCCGCCGCCGGCGTCGCCCTGGCGGTCATCGCGCTGTTCTCGACGACGAACACGGTGTTGATCCTCCAGATATCCACCTCGCGGATGCTCTACGGCGTCTCGAAGGCGGAGTACAACTCGTTCCCCACGGTGTTCTCGCAGGTCCACCCCGAACGGCGGACGCCCCACTACGCCGTCGTCCTCGTCGGCGCCATCACGGCCGGCGTCTCGCTGCTCGGCGACGTGGGGACCGTCGCGGGGCTGGCGAACCTGCTCCTGCTGGTGGTGTTCGTCCTGATCAACGCCGCGCTGTTGGCGCTTCGCTACCGGGAACCCGACCGCGAGCGGGGGTTCAGAGCGCCGGGGAACGTCGGCCGGTTCTCGCTGACCGCCGCCGCCGGCGTGGTGACGAGTCTCGGCTTCGCCGCGTTCTACCTCGGTGAGGCGGTCGGGCTCCTCTGA
- a CDS encoding heavy metal translocating P-type ATPase — protein MSDGCTLCGLPTPDQPLTAEDLRGSPDEAGEVEGVFCCRGCLEVARSLDDPSAMAAQDAREAVRGSTESDPVPEDAETAYLRVDGMHCASCEAFLERRATDGDGVAAADANSPANAMRVHYDPDDTDPAAIAEAVSGVGYTAGPTTDEPHDDGEDATVGRLLVGGFFGMMAMMWYVLFLYPVYFGLPPEALLFDLGDGAGRFLLANVWLSATVVLGYTGAPLLRGAYVAVRTRQPNMDLLVALAATTAYCYSALAVLSGRVEVYFDVTIVVVLAVTVGSYYEGRITERALSELTDLTRERVSTARLRTADGSESVPIEAVDGGDELIVRPGERVPVDGEVIDGTAAVDESLITGESLPVRRGRGDAVRGGTVVSDGRLVVRAADGAERTLDRVVSLLWDVRGEGAPQRLADALATVFVPVVLVLGTLAFAVHLLLGAPLTEALLTGLAVLVVSCPCALGLATPLAIAAGTRSLLADGVVLTDGSAVETARQVDVVALDKTGTLTTGEMALHAVETADGVDEGTVLGRAAAVEARSDHPVAAAVVDAASRSSGAVGPESSVAGFESHPGRGVSGRVADGPRVTVGDESLFADATVPDDLRSRYADAEGSGNLAAYVGWDGTVRGVLVAGDDPRPGWREAVERLGEDRRVVVLTGDEGPAADRFRDVPGIDDVYAGLPPAGKTETVRRLRAEGTVAMVGDGSNDAPALAAADLGIAVATGTELAADAADAVLVGKDLAAVDRALDTLSATRRRVRENLAWAFLYNAVAVPAAALGVITPLIAAFAMAASSLLVVGNTTRSLGPDERASTDRDGENGRDPTIEPAGSTREPAVADGGERA, from the coding sequence ATGAGCGACGGCTGCACCCTGTGTGGGCTGCCGACACCCGACCAGCCCCTGACCGCCGAGGACCTCCGGGGGAGCCCGGACGAGGCCGGCGAGGTCGAGGGGGTGTTCTGCTGTCGGGGCTGTCTCGAAGTCGCCCGGAGCCTCGACGACCCGTCGGCGATGGCCGCCCAGGACGCCCGCGAGGCAGTCCGGGGGTCGACGGAGTCCGACCCGGTCCCGGAGGACGCCGAGACCGCGTACCTCCGGGTCGACGGGATGCACTGTGCCAGCTGTGAGGCGTTCCTCGAACGGCGGGCGACCGACGGCGACGGCGTCGCGGCCGCCGACGCGAACTCCCCAGCGAACGCGATGCGGGTCCACTACGACCCGGACGACACCGACCCGGCCGCTATCGCCGAGGCCGTCTCGGGTGTCGGCTACACCGCCGGCCCGACGACCGACGAACCCCACGACGACGGCGAGGACGCGACGGTCGGGCGACTGCTCGTCGGGGGGTTCTTCGGGATGATGGCGATGATGTGGTACGTCCTCTTTCTCTACCCGGTCTACTTCGGGCTCCCGCCGGAGGCGCTGCTGTTCGACCTCGGGGACGGTGCCGGGAGGTTCCTGCTGGCGAACGTCTGGCTCTCGGCGACGGTCGTGCTCGGCTACACCGGCGCGCCGCTGCTCCGCGGGGCGTACGTCGCCGTTCGGACCCGCCAGCCCAACATGGACCTGCTCGTCGCGCTGGCGGCGACGACCGCCTACTGCTACAGCGCGCTCGCGGTGCTCTCGGGTCGGGTCGAGGTGTACTTCGACGTGACCATCGTCGTCGTGCTGGCGGTGACCGTCGGGAGCTACTACGAGGGCCGGATCACCGAACGCGCGCTGAGCGAACTGACCGACCTCACCCGCGAGCGCGTCTCGACGGCGCGGCTCCGGACCGCCGACGGGAGCGAGTCAGTTCCGATCGAGGCCGTCGACGGCGGCGACGAACTGATCGTCCGCCCGGGCGAGCGCGTTCCGGTCGACGGCGAGGTGATCGACGGCACTGCCGCGGTCGACGAGTCGCTCATCACGGGCGAGTCGCTCCCCGTCCGACGCGGCCGGGGTGACGCGGTTCGGGGCGGCACGGTCGTCTCGGACGGCCGCCTCGTCGTTCGTGCCGCCGACGGCGCCGAGCGCACGCTCGACCGCGTGGTCTCGCTGCTCTGGGACGTGCGGGGCGAGGGCGCACCCCAGCGGCTGGCCGACGCGCTGGCGACGGTGTTCGTCCCCGTCGTGCTCGTGTTGGGGACGCTCGCGTTCGCCGTCCACCTGCTGCTCGGCGCGCCGCTGACCGAGGCGCTGCTGACGGGGCTGGCGGTGCTCGTGGTCTCCTGTCCCTGCGCGCTGGGGTTGGCGACGCCGTTGGCCATCGCCGCCGGCACGCGCTCGCTCCTCGCGGACGGCGTCGTGCTCACCGACGGGAGCGCCGTCGAGACGGCCCGACAGGTCGATGTGGTCGCCCTCGACAAGACCGGCACCCTCACCACCGGGGAGATGGCGCTGCACGCGGTCGAGACCGCCGACGGCGTCGACGAGGGGACGGTGCTCGGCCGGGCCGCGGCGGTGGAAGCCCGTTCGGACCACCCGGTCGCGGCCGCCGTCGTCGACGCCGCGAGCCGTTCGTCGGGGGCTGTCGGCCCCGAATCGTCGGTCGCTGGCTTCGAGAGCCATCCCGGCCGCGGCGTCTCGGGACGCGTCGCCGACGGCCCGCGAGTGACGGTCGGGGACGAATCGCTGTTCGCCGACGCGACGGTCCCCGACGACCTCCGGAGCCGCTACGCGGACGCCGAGGGGTCCGGAAACCTGGCCGCCTACGTCGGCTGGGACGGCACCGTCCGTGGCGTGCTGGTCGCCGGCGACGACCCCCGCCCCGGCTGGCGGGAGGCCGTCGAGCGATTGGGTGAGGATCGCCGCGTGGTCGTCCTCACCGGCGACGAGGGGCCGGCGGCGGATCGCTTCCGGGACGTGCCGGGGATCGACGACGTGTACGCCGGCCTCCCGCCGGCGGGCAAGACCGAGACGGTTCGACGGCTCCGTGCGGAGGGGACGGTGGCGATGGTCGGCGACGGGAGCAACGACGCGCCCGCGCTGGCGGCCGCCGACCTCGGTATCGCGGTGGCCACCGGCACGGAACTGGCCGCCGACGCCGCCGACGCGGTGTTGGTGGGGAAGGACCTCGCCGCGGTCGACCGCGCCCTCGATACGCTTTCGGCGACGCGGCGGCGCGTCCGCGAGAACCTCGCGTGGGCGTTCCTCTACAACGCGGTCGCCGTACCCGCGGCGGCGTTGGGGGTCATCACGCCGCTGATCGCCGCGTTCGCGATGGCGGCCTCCAGCCTGCTCGTCGTCGGCAACACGACTCGCTCGCTCGGCCCGGACGAGCGCGCGTCGACGGATCGGGACGGCGAGAACGGGCGGGACCCCACGATCGAACCGGCCGGATCGACGCGGGAGCCCGCAGTCGCCGACGGGGGTGAGCGGGCGTGA
- a CDS encoding cytochrome c oxidase subunit II — translation MHVHRFERLWFGASLVLVVAFIGTIIYGAVGPGIAMVDDSGGTVDPSVIADGDYESVDNFREPGVYDTEDGVDVYVVARQYLFQPGTSEAIRVPAGEPVTFHVTTPDVTHGFNLAGTNVNSMVIPGQIAEFTVTFDETGKYGIVCHEYCGSGHHTMEGQVVVVEESAFDGGEN, via the coding sequence ATGCACGTTCACCGATTCGAGAGACTTTGGTTCGGCGCATCGCTCGTCCTGGTCGTCGCGTTCATCGGGACCATCATCTACGGCGCGGTCGGCCCCGGGATCGCCATGGTCGACGACAGCGGCGGCACGGTCGACCCGTCGGTCATCGCCGACGGCGACTACGAGTCCGTCGATAACTTCCGTGAACCGGGCGTTTACGACACCGAGGACGGCGTCGACGTCTACGTCGTCGCTCGGCAGTACCTCTTCCAGCCGGGCACCTCGGAGGCGATCAGGGTTCCAGCGGGCGAACCGGTGACGTTCCACGTCACCACGCCCGACGTGACACACGGGTTCAACCTCGCGGGGACGAACGTGAACTCGATGGTGATTCCCGGTCAGATCGCGGAGTTCACCGTCACGTTCGACGAGACGGGCAAGTACGGCATCGTCTGCCACGAGTACTGCGGCAGCGGCCACCACACGATGGAGGGCCAGGTGGTCGTCGTCGAGGAGTCGGCGTTCGATGGAGGTGAGAACTGA
- a CDS encoding calcium/sodium antiporter yields the protein MPVLVDALVFVVALLVLLKASDTFTAATAQIGLSFGVSPFIIGATVVAGGTSLPELVSSVIAVVRGAPAIVVGNAVGSNVANIFIVLGIAAVVGERIWIERELVRVDLPILVASTVFVLIAVWDSPFVWYEGLLGLALLAVYIHSTLSRPARLDDTVEELVEEHTGESLDADEAPPTEIEEAASGTRAGPRTYVLLLLSLVFVFLSADGLVRSIIGLAASFGIGTEIVAITAVGVGTSVPEIAVSVAAVRSGEPEIAVGNVLGSNVFNGLAVIGLPSLLTPLVIPTNVRTFAIPVMVLATLLYYFITQDREITRWEGGVLLVLYVVFFVNLLEFA from the coding sequence ATGCCGGTCCTCGTCGACGCGCTGGTGTTCGTCGTCGCCCTCCTGGTGTTGCTGAAGGCGTCGGACACGTTCACCGCCGCCACCGCACAGATCGGCCTCTCCTTCGGGGTCTCGCCGTTCATCATCGGCGCCACCGTCGTCGCCGGCGGGACCTCCCTCCCCGAACTCGTCTCCTCCGTGATCGCGGTCGTCCGGGGCGCGCCGGCCATCGTCGTCGGCAACGCCGTCGGCTCCAACGTCGCCAACATCTTCATCGTCCTCGGGATCGCCGCCGTCGTCGGCGAGCGCATCTGGATCGAGCGCGAACTCGTCCGGGTCGATCTCCCGATACTGGTCGCCTCGACAGTGTTCGTCCTGATCGCCGTCTGGGACTCGCCGTTCGTCTGGTACGAGGGGCTACTCGGCCTTGCGCTGCTGGCGGTCTACATCCACTCGACACTATCGCGCCCGGCGCGCCTCGACGACACGGTCGAGGAACTCGTCGAGGAACACACCGGCGAGAGCCTCGACGCCGACGAGGCACCACCAACCGAGATCGAGGAGGCGGCCTCCGGCACCCGTGCTGGCCCGCGGACCTACGTCCTGCTCCTACTCAGTCTGGTGTTCGTCTTCCTCTCGGCGGACGGCCTCGTCCGGTCGATCATCGGGCTGGCCGCAAGCTTCGGCATCGGCACCGAGATCGTCGCGATCACCGCCGTCGGCGTCGGCACCTCGGTGCCCGAAATCGCCGTCAGCGTCGCCGCGGTCCGGAGCGGGGAACCCGAAATCGCCGTCGGGAACGTCCTCGGCTCGAACGTGTTCAACGGCCTCGCGGTGATCGGGCTTCCCAGCCTGCTCACGCCGCTCGTGATTCCGACCAACGTCCGGACGTTCGCCATCCCGGTGATGGTGCTGGCGACGCTGCTCTACTACTTCATCACGCAGGACCGCGAGATCACCCGCTGGGAGGGGGGCGTGCTGCTCGTCCTCTACGTGGTGTTCTTCGTCAATCTGCTCGAGTTCGCCTGA
- a CDS encoding b(o/a)3-type cytochrome-c oxidase subunit 1, with protein MATEHGGDSGFGTEQAYVESADGTRRRLAFVDQYPAAARTARICLWIAFAAFGVGALFGLIQALHRTNTLRIIPSADYYTILTGHGVLLALVFTTFGIAGLFHWANTRSLGVAPTSKRLTQGWLWTMSIGTALATFTILSGLFDQIPASADVLYTFYAPLEAHPLFYVGAALLVVGSWGAGLDWFLQYREWRQSNPNERIPLQSFMVMTTMLMWYLSSVGVAIEVVVFLIPWSLGLISQVDPLLTRTLFWYFGHPVVYFWLLPAYVVWYTVLPKLAGGRLFSDPLARVTFVLFLLLSTPVGFHHQYTDPGIASGYKLVAMTNTFFLLLPSLLTLFTVVASMEHGARQQGATGRLAWLKDLPWERPAFSGIALAGIMFAAGGFSGMINAGMNINYLIHNTIWVPGHFHLTVGTAYALTLMAISYWLVPQLTGKRLQLRGIAAVQPFVWFVGMVLMSNAMHRGGLAGIPRRTAEPQYDQVSFDAVVGTVGEMRIQIAIGGTLLFIGAVMFLAVMAGTWLLGKPNSQLRVNGAIPEPLSGPEESPRVLDNLKLWTAIAIALVLLAYGVPLYDMLADGLLSPGSPVFPV; from the coding sequence ATGGCTACTGAACACGGCGGCGACAGCGGCTTCGGTACCGAACAGGCCTACGTCGAGAGCGCCGACGGCACGCGCCGACGGCTCGCGTTCGTCGACCAGTACCCCGCGGCGGCCCGGACCGCCCGGATCTGCCTGTGGATCGCGTTCGCGGCGTTCGGCGTCGGCGCGCTCTTCGGACTGATCCAGGCGCTCCACCGGACGAACACGCTGCGGATCATCCCCTCCGCGGACTACTACACCATCCTGACGGGCCACGGCGTCTTGCTCGCGCTGGTGTTCACCACGTTCGGCATCGCGGGGCTGTTCCACTGGGCCAACACCCGGAGTTTGGGGGTGGCACCGACGAGCAAGCGCCTCACCCAGGGCTGGCTCTGGACGATGTCGATCGGTACTGCGCTGGCGACGTTCACCATCCTCTCCGGGCTGTTCGACCAGATCCCGGCGAGTGCGGACGTGCTCTACACGTTCTACGCGCCGCTCGAGGCTCACCCGCTGTTCTACGTCGGCGCCGCGCTGCTCGTCGTCGGGTCGTGGGGTGCGGGCCTCGACTGGTTCCTCCAGTACCGCGAGTGGCGGCAGTCGAACCCGAACGAGCGCATCCCGCTGCAGTCGTTCATGGTCATGACGACCATGCTGATGTGGTACCTCTCCTCGGTCGGCGTCGCCATCGAGGTGGTGGTGTTCCTCATCCCGTGGTCGCTCGGCCTGATCAGTCAGGTCGACCCGCTGCTGACACGGACGCTGTTCTGGTACTTCGGCCACCCGGTCGTGTACTTCTGGCTGCTGCCGGCGTACGTCGTCTGGTACACCGTGCTGCCGAAACTGGCCGGCGGTCGGCTGTTCAGCGACCCGCTCGCTCGGGTGACGTTCGTGCTGTTCCTGCTGCTGTCGACGCCGGTCGGGTTCCACCACCAGTACACCGACCCCGGGATCGCCTCGGGCTACAAGCTGGTGGCGATGACCAACACGTTCTTCCTGCTGTTACCGTCGCTGCTCACCCTGTTCACCGTCGTCGCCAGCATGGAACACGGCGCGCGCCAGCAGGGGGCGACGGGCAGGCTGGCGTGGCTGAAAGACCTCCCGTGGGAGCGCCCGGCGTTCTCCGGCATCGCGCTCGCGGGGATCATGTTCGCCGCCGGGGGGTTCTCCGGGATGATCAACGCGGGGATGAACATCAACTACCTCATCCACAACACCATCTGGGTGCCCGGCCACTTCCACCTCACCGTCGGCACGGCGTACGCGCTGACGCTGATGGCCATCTCCTACTGGCTGGTCCCGCAGCTCACGGGGAAGCGCCTGCAGCTTCGGGGGATCGCGGCGGTCCAGCCGTTCGTCTGGTTCGTCGGGATGGTGCTGATGTCGAACGCGATGCACCGCGGCGGCCTCGCGGGCATCCCCCGGCGCACCGCCGAGCCCCAGTACGATCAGGTCAGCTTCGACGCCGTCGTCGGCACGGTCGGCGAGATGCGGATCCAGATCGCCATCGGCGGCACCCTCCTGTTCATCGGGGCGGTCATGTTCCTCGCGGTGATGGCCGGGACGTGGCTGCTCGGGAAGCCCAACAGTCAGCTCCGGGTCAACGGTGCGATTCCCGAGCCGCTGTCGGGCCCCGAGGAGTCGCCGCGGGTGCTCGACAACCTCAAACTCTGGACCGCGATCGCGATCGCGCTGGTGCTGCTGGCCTACGGCGTCCCGCTCTACGATATGCTCGCCGACGGCCTACTCTCGCCGGGGAGCCCGGTGTTCCCGGTCTAA
- a CDS encoding sulfite exporter TauE/SafE family protein, giving the protein MTGVGGAVELGAFLLVGLLGGAHCLGMCGPLVTAYAGDAGGRQGRVTLRDVRQQGLLTVGRVGTYALVGAVLGALGGATVAGGGLFAGVDLVRGLVGVAAGAVVLVVGAGYVRGRPIDPGRLPIPGSSGAFARLATLARDRAETWARGPRIALLGSIHALLPCPLLYPAYLYAFARGSPLAGALALGTLGVGTAPAMVGYATVLGAVPAPVRSRLHRVLGVAFLALGLLPLLHGLALLGVPVPHLQLPHYAEVPTP; this is encoded by the coding sequence ATGACCGGGGTCGGCGGCGCCGTCGAGTTGGGGGCGTTCCTGCTGGTCGGCCTGCTCGGCGGCGCCCACTGTCTGGGGATGTGTGGCCCCCTCGTGACGGCGTACGCCGGCGACGCCGGCGGCCGGCAGGGCCGAGTCACCCTCCGTGACGTCCGACAGCAGGGGCTGCTGACCGTCGGTCGCGTGGGTACCTACGCGCTCGTGGGCGCCGTGCTGGGCGCACTCGGGGGCGCAACGGTCGCCGGCGGGGGGCTCTTCGCCGGGGTCGATCTGGTCCGCGGCCTCGTCGGCGTCGCCGCCGGCGCCGTCGTGCTCGTCGTCGGCGCGGGCTACGTCCGCGGCCGGCCGATCGATCCGGGCCGGCTCCCGATCCCCGGCAGTTCGGGGGCGTTCGCGAGGCTCGCGACGCTGGCACGCGACCGCGCGGAGACGTGGGCACGAGGCCCCCGGATCGCGCTGTTGGGGTCGATCCACGCGCTGTTGCCGTGTCCGCTGCTGTACCCGGCGTACCTCTACGCGTTCGCCCGCGGATCGCCGCTCGCGGGTGCGCTCGCGCTCGGTACGCTCGGCGTCGGCACGGCGCCGGCGATGGTCGGCTACGCGACGGTGCTCGGCGCCGTGCCGGCTCCGGTCCGCTCACGGCTCCACCGCGTCCTCGGCGTCGCGTTCCTCGCGCTCGGCCTGCTGCCGCTGTTGCACGGGCTCGCGCTGCTCGGGGTCCCGGTGCCACACCTCCAACTGCCCCACTACGCGGAGGTGCCGACGCCATGA
- a CDS encoding PGF-CTERM sorting domain-containing protein, protein MKRETVRSTLASMGFTLVAVLLVLATVTTAAGAGETTVRLATAEQVTVSETTTVDIVVGTSEGGVGAYNVTVAVADAATAEIVGVELHGDPADETSRVAVAPDGSSVTAVAALADTEDSGSVSIATVTLRGAEAGSTDLDLTVTALGDEQGHSYTTDARGTELTVVGNDGDESGDSGGDDGAGGDDGAGGDDGAGGDDGAGGDDGDDGTGSSPAAGDGDSSENRDGGAADGDVEPTETTAVDDPETTPTGESSATPTRTASTPTPAASTEAATATSAASTASQTATTETATRSSAASTATPETATEAVDRLETTASTPGFGVFVALLALLTAALVLRRGG, encoded by the coding sequence ATGAAACGAGAGACAGTTCGGAGCACGCTCGCGTCGATGGGGTTCACACTCGTCGCCGTCCTGCTGGTCCTGGCGACAGTGACGACTGCAGCCGGGGCAGGGGAGACGACCGTTCGATTGGCCACCGCAGAGCAGGTCACCGTCTCGGAGACGACGACGGTCGACATCGTCGTCGGGACCAGCGAGGGCGGCGTCGGTGCCTACAACGTCACCGTCGCCGTGGCGGACGCGGCGACGGCGGAGATCGTCGGCGTCGAACTCCACGGTGATCCGGCCGACGAGACCTCCCGCGTGGCCGTCGCGCCCGACGGCTCGTCGGTGACGGCAGTCGCAGCGCTGGCCGACACCGAGGACAGTGGCAGCGTATCCATCGCGACGGTCACGCTCCGCGGCGCCGAGGCCGGATCGACCGACCTCGACCTGACCGTGACCGCGCTCGGCGACGAGCAGGGGCACAGCTACACGACGGACGCTCGGGGGACCGAGCTAACCGTCGTTGGGAACGACGGGGACGAGAGTGGCGACAGCGGCGGTGACGACGGCGCTGGCGGTGACGACGGCGCTGGCGGTGACGATGGCGCTGGCGGTGACGACGGCGCTGGCGGTGACGACGGCGACGACGGCACCGGCAGTTCACCGGCGGCCGGTGACGGTGACTCCAGCGAAAACCGAGACGGCGGCGCCGCCGACGGGGACGTAGAGCCCACCGAGACTACCGCGGTGGACGACCCCGAGACGACGCCGACCGGCGAGTCGTCGGCGACGCCGACCCGGACGGCTTCGACTCCCACGCCAGCAGCCTCGACGGAAGCGGCGACTGCCACCAGCGCCGCGTCGACAGCGAGCCAGACAGCGACGACCGAAACGGCGACGCGGAGTAGCGCCGCTTCGACGGCGACTCCGGAGACGGCGACCGAGGCGGTGGACCGGCTGGAGACGACCGCCAGCACACCCGGCTTCGGCGTCTTCGTCGCCCTCCTCGCGCTGCTCACGGCTGCACTGGTGCTCCGGCGCGGGGGGTAA